Part of the Pseudomonas lijiangensis genome is shown below.
AACAGTCACAGCAGGACTGGGAGCACATTCCCACTCAACAGTGGATCGACCGCTATATCTACAGCCTGGAAGACATAAGGACAGCACTGGAGTGGGGATTCAACAGCGCTCACGCGCAGAGGCTGGCCATCGAGCTGGTTGCCAACAGCACGCCTCTCTGGCAGGAGTTATCGTTGCTCAAGGAGCACGACTTTTATGTGCGCAAGGCATTGAAGCTGCTGGAAGCCGATCCCCTTGCCCCCGCTAATCTGCTGATCCCCCTGAAGCTGGCACTGGGCAGCATTTCCTTTCATACCCGTAACGGCACGCCCGAAGCGCTGGACGCTTTCATGAGCGCACGGGTATTGGCCGAACATGACAATGATCTGGCTGGCCAGTTACAGGCCATTTCCGGAAAGATGATCGTTGACGTGTGTCGCGGTGATTACCTGCAAGCCCTTGAACAGAATCGCCAGTTCAATCGGCTGGGAATGAACACCGATACCTTTATCTGCATGAGCACCCATCGCCTACGGGTTCTGGCGCTGCACTTTTCCGGCGATCAGACTCTGGCACGGCTGAATGCCGAGCAGGTCATCCAGCGCATGGCCCAAAGCGGACATCCTCATCAGTTCACCTATGTTTTCGGCGTGCAGTACGATCAGAGCGTTGCGGCCCTGACCATTCTGGCGCGCATTCTCTGGCTGCAAGGCCGTCCCGAACTTGCGTGGCAGACCGCCCGGCAGGCGCTGGACATTGCCCTGCAGATCAACCATGGAACGTCCATCTGCCACACCCTCTCCCTGGCCGGTTGCTCCATCGCCCTCTATAACGGCGATACCCAGACAGCCAGCGAGTTGTTGAAGCTGCTGCGCGATCAGTCGCAAAGGCATTCGGCGCTGCTGTTTTATGACTGGGGGCAGCGCTATGCGCAGTTGATGACGTCTCCAGCCACCGAGAACAATTTTGCGGACAGCACCGGGTTCATCAGAGACATCATGATCACCCTGCGTCCAGGCCCGATCGACGATGTCCTGTTCGAGCGGGCGCAAAGCGGAGCAGCAGGCTGGTGCACGTCGGAAATCCTGCGCGCCAGAGCCGACACTCTCCCACCTGAAGAGGCCGACACCGCAGAAGCCCTATTGCTCAAGGCATTGAGCGTGGCGCAAAAACAGGGTGCCCTGGCCTGGGAACTGCGCAGCGCTACGTCACTCGCCAGACTCAAGCAGCGTCAGGGCCACAGGCAGCAGGCATACGCTTTGCTGGAGCCTGTGCATGCACGATTCACCGAAGGCTTCACAACGCCGGACCTGATCGCGGCCCAGCAATTACTCGATCAGTTGCGGTGACGGAGCGCGCGCTGCTGCGAAGCGCTCCATACCGAGATAACGTGCAAGACGCGCCTCGTATATTCGCCCGTCACCACTGGCTTGCAGTTTCTCCAGCGCATAGAAACGAGTGGTGCGCAGCAAGTCATAACGCAAGGTGCCACCGCCCTGGCTTATCGACAGCAGCGACTTGTCTACCAGTTGCTCCAGTGCCTTGCCGATGCCTTCGGCGTGCAACGAAACACAGGTGCAGACCGCAATGGCAGCCGACTTCGTGAAGGCCGAACCAAAGACCGCAATACGCTGCAGTACGATTTGCTCGTGCAGACTCAGTCGCTCGAAACTCCAGTCCAGGGAGGCCTTGAAGGTCTGGTGACGCAGGACAGAAGTGCGCCGGCCAAAGCCCGGCAAATGAACCCCCTTGTCCAGTTGAGCTTGCAAACCCGTCAATCCGAACACGTCGATTCTGGCAGCCGCCAGTTCGATCGCCAGAGGGATGCCATCGAGCCGTCGACAGATATCAGCCACGATCGCGACATCCTGTTTACGCAAGACAAACCCTTGTCTGGAGGCCTGGGCACGACGGACAAAAAGCTGCATGGCCGAACAGGCCATGGCGTCACGCGTGCCTGCGGATGCAATGGTCAGCGCCGGCAGCCCCAACACGGATTCGCCTCTGGCCTGCAGCGCTTGACGGCTGGTCACCAGAATCGACAGATGAGCACAGGCCGGCAACAGGGTTTCGGCCCAGCGTCGACTGTTTTCAAGCTGATGCTCGCAACCGTCGAAGATCAACAACGCACGCCGGCCGGCCAGGGTCGAGGCCAGATCAGCCAGAGACGAGTCTCTGCCAAGCCCCAGCGCCAAAGCCATTTGACCGGCCACCTGCTGCGGATCATCCAGAACAGAAAAGTCGATAAGCCAGGCACCGTCCGGGTAATGCCTGAGCAGTGATTCGGCGACCCGGCAGGCCACCGTGGTCTTGCCGATGCCGCCAGGCCCGACCAGGGTCATGAGCCGTACTCCCGGCAACTGACGCACGATCCTGCCCACCACTTCATCGCGCCCAATCACCGATGTCAGGCGCGCAGGCAGATTGTGCTTGGGCGCATTGACCTGCGGAGTCACCTCCACGTGCTCGACCCTGGCCACGAAGCAATAACCTCGCAGAGGCACCGTCTCGATAAAGCGCTGACCTTCCTGCCCGTCTTTCAAGGCTCGGCGCAAGGCCGCGACCTGCACGCGCAAATTGATATCTTCGACGATAGAGTCAGGCCAGACCTGAGCAATGAGGCTGTTCTTGCTGACAATGCTGCCCGCCTGCCCGATCAGCACCTGAAGGATATCAAGCGCCCTGCTCCCGACACGCAATGCTTTGTCGCCCTGCATCACCAGACGCTGACGAACATCAAACACATAGGGACCGAAACGCAACACCGAATCGTTGTGAATATTCTTGAGGCTGTCCATATCCGTTCACGCGCCGTTAAACCCGGCTATCCGGACCACCGCACGCCCCTTGCAAAAGATTCGTGTTTATCTTGGCAGGCAGGAAAACCGGGACAACCGGGACAGGAGGCGCGATACGGTCATTGCGGTGCGCAATACGGACAAAGAGATTGGTATGTAATATTGGATCTCATCAAAAAACGCAAAGCGATGAGTGAAAAGCCAATTTTTGTAGGACAAGATCGAGCGGTGCTCTGTAAATCTGAGGTGAAGCATATATCCATATGCCTTTTAAGGCAGAAATAACATCTCTCCAGATAAATCCGACCCTATCTGCTAATGCCGATCAATTAAGGTCACAAATCACTTTGTGGGAGGCCGCTTGCTCACGACGTCAGTATACAGACGCAAAACATCTGCCGGCTTTCAGACTTTTCGCCAGCAAGCTGCTCCCATAAGCCTTGTTTACGTCGTAACTAATCTGAATTACTCGTGTAAAAATATTTTTCTAGCGCATTAAAAAATTTTAACGAACCCCTTTCCTATCATTGAAGCCCCCAACACTTTAACGACACGCCAAAAAAGGACAAAATTTAATTTGCAGACTCCCAAAATCATGCATTAACATCTCAAAACTTACCACTTTCAGAGAAACCACATGCCCACTGCAGTAGTACTAATAACACTTTACATACTCCTACCAATTATTTGGGGAACAAAAAAACACTATTCAACCCCTAAAAACTACAAAACCCTGATCCGCCAACTGTCACCCCTGACTAAAAAATTGAAAAATCTAGATACAGAAACGATTATTTCCATTATATTCTGGATTGCCACCTCCCTCCTATACATCTTTGTTTTTCTCCAAGCAAAAGGTGTGACACAGTCAAAATTTTTTGGCCGCTCCTTATTATTTTTCTGCTCAGCAACCCCCCTATTACTATTTATAATAAAATTCAAAATCCTCCTATTCATACGCAGCAATTATTCTTGGCTAAAATGGACTGCTGGTGTAATAGGTGTGATAGTCACTATTTTTGCAAGCGTGTACGCTGATGAAATGATTGTAAAAGCCACACACTCAAGAGCAGAAAATTTTCCTGCGGCACAACGAGTACTAATAGTTGCAAACTCACTTCTGGCATATTACTACCTCATGATATTTACCATACTTACTGTCTGTGCATTTCAAATGTTTTATATTTTCTTCAAAGAAATGATTCGAGACAAATACCTGAGCAAATACATTCGAGCCTGGAATATTATTCTCCAAAAAAAACCAAGCAAAGCCCATTACAAAAAAGCAAACTTTAGTGATCTTTCACTAGTTGTAGGACTTCTACTTTGCAGCACAGGCATGATAAAGCTTGGCGAGATACATCTTAATGAAAACTCACTCAACACGAACATTCAACGGATTATTATTTTTTCCTCTTTTCATGCAAGACCAGAAGATTGTGACATGGAATATAGCGACCGTATCTTCGTTGCTATTTTACCTTTTGATAAGATGGTTACTGCTACCCGCACCGAAAACGGGACGTATGATTTTAAGTCGGGACGATGCCAACGCTAACAGTTTTTGATAATAAACACTGCCCCTATTCATCCTTCAACTTTAAATATCAATACTTTTCTAGTTGGGCTGACCTTGATCAACAGCTGAAGCGCTCGTTACGCTCATGGAGAATTCGCGCAATGAAAACGATATCTTGCTTGACGATATAGCTCACAACAAACGGGTAGCGATTAAGTACCAACTCCCGAACATCAGGATTCTGGGCTGGTCGCCCCATGCCCGGAAATGCTTCAAGTTGTTCAATCGAGGCGAAAATTTCGGAAATTACTGTATCGGCTCGAAGGTCGCCTATAAGTGCCGCGTAATAACCATGAATGGCATCAAGGTCGCTATCAGCTTTTTCACTTAACTCGATTTGCGGCACGTGCTGCCCACTTGGCTTTAACAGTTTCCAGTTTGATCGTTTTCCCGGCCTCGATGTCAGTAAGCCCTTCGCTGACAGCCTTTACGTGCCAGGATTCTGCTTCGACATAGCGGGTCAAGGCTCGCTTAAGGTGGTACTGACGATCACGATCCGTAGCCAAGGCGAGCTGATCAAGCATTTCAATCAGACCTTCTTCAACACGGAATGACAAAACAGGGGATGCCATGATAGCTCCTTGATGATGGTCGTATACGTTGCATACACAACATGCGCAAGTATACGACGAACATTACGCATATTCCACGGCCTGCTCCACTCAACGGAACCGTAGCTATGCAGCACAAAGCCTAACTGAACTGCTCACGATACTGGGCTGGCGTCAGCCCGATCTTGCCGCTGAACAGGAAGCGCATGTGTCGCACACTGCCGAAGCCGCTTTTATAAGCCACGGTCTTGAGTGGCAGCTCTGTGGTTTCCAGCAGGTTCCGGGCGTGATCGATGCGGGCGCTCTGCAGGAAGTCCATGGGTGTCATCCCGACTTCACGGGCAAAGGTGCGAGCGAAGTGTCGGGCACTCATATTGGCGAGGCCGGCCATGCGCTCGACGCTGAAGGCCTCATCCAGATGCTCCAGCACGTAGTTCTGTACACGGGTAACGGGGGTTTCCTGCAAGGCAATGGCAGTCATCAAGGGGCTGAACTGCGCCTGGCCGCCCTGGCGCCTCATCAATACCAGCAACACTTTGGCCACATCCTGGGCGACCTTCTTGCCATGATCCTGGGCAACGACCGCAAGCGAGAGGTCGATACCGGCAGTGACGCCACCGGAGGTCATGAGGTTGCGATCACGGATGTAGATCTGATCGGTTTCCACCTGCGCCTTGGGGAAGCGCTTGATGAGCCGGTCCGTATAATGCCAGTGAGTGGTCACGCGATGTCCGTCGAGCAGACCGGCATCCCCCAGAATGAAGGCCCCGGTACAAATGGAGCCATAGCAGGAAGACCGAGGCGCGACCTCATTCAGCCAGTTCAACAAAGGCTGGTGTCTTTCGTTGTAAGCCCCTGGACCTCCAGGTATCAACAGAAGGTCGTAGTCTTCCACGGCCTGGTCCATATGCCGATCGGCCACGATGTTGACGCCGCTGGACGCACGAAGCGCACCCAGCTCGGTGCCAATGGTCGTTATCCGGTAATGCTTGTCGGGCGCCAGATAGCGATTGGCAATGGAAAAAACCTCGATAGGCCCGGCCATGTCGAGCAAGAGAAAGTCCGGGAACAGCACCATCGCCACGGTTTTCATGAGTTTCGCATCGTTTGAATGAAGACAGGCTGCACATTATGAACAAGATGGCCCGGCTCTGCTGGCCACTCGAAACTGTCAACCAGAACAGGACAGTCATTCGTTTTTCAGCTACTTATTGCCAGCCCCGATAACCAGTAACCTTTCTCTCACTAGGTCGATACCTGAATTTGCAGCCTCGACATCTGAATGGAGAAAGAATCATGCTGACTCTTCGCAAAGCTTCCGATCGTGGCGCAGCCAACCATGGCTGGCTGAAATCCTTTCACACCTTCTCGTTTGCCAGCTACTACAACCCGCTGGAACAGGGATTTTCCGATCTGCTGGTGATCAATGACGACCGTGTCGCAGCAGGCAAAGGGTTCGGCCAGCACCCCCATCGCGACATGGAGATTTTCTCCTATGTGCTCGAAGGTGCTTTGGAGCACAAGGACACTCTGGGGACCGGCTCGGTGATCCGCCCTGGCGATGTGCAATTGATGAGCGCTGGCAGCGGCGTCGCCCACAGCGAGTTCAATCACTCGGCAAGCGAGCCGGTGCATTTCCTGCAGATCTGGATTGTGCCGAATGTGGCTGGTGCGCAACCGACCTATCAGCAGGAACACTTCAGCCCGGAACAGAAGCGCGGACGCCTGAAGCTGATCATTTCCCCCGAAGGGAACGATGGCTCCTTGAAAGTCCGTCAGGATGCCCGGGTCTATGCCGGTCTGTTCGACGGTAATGAATCGGCCAGCCTTGAACTGGCAGCCGATCGCCATGCCTACGTACATGTCGCCCGTGGCAGCGTTGTACTCAATGGTGAGCGTCTCGGGGCAGGCGATGGTGTGCGCCTGCGTGACGAACAGCAGATTCACTTGAGTGAAGGCGTCGATGCCGAAGTACTGGTTTTCGACCTGCGGCCGAACGAGCGGCCACAGATGCCTTGAAGATTCTTTCTATATATAGAAAGAAAAAGCGCGCCTCCTGATGACTGGGAGGCTCGCGAAGGGAAAAAACGCAAAAACAAGAACGCCGCTCAATGAGCGGCGTTCTTGAAGAATATGGAGCGGGAAACGAGACTCGAACTCGCGACCCCGACCTTGGCAAGGTCGTGCTCTACCAACTGAGCTATTCCCGCAATGGCGTCCCCTAGGGGACTCGAACCCCTGTTACCGCCGTGAAAGGGCGGTGTCCTAGGCCACTAGACGAAGGGGACACGCTACCCGGAACACATGGTGTGTGTTCCAGTGTCCAGATCCGCATCCGAAGATTTGGTTCTGGTTTCACTCAACCCCGCCCGAAAGCAGAATTGTATAAAACTGGAGCGGGAAACGAGACTCGAACTCGCGACCCCGACCTTGGCAAGGTCGTGCTCTACCAACTGAGCTATTCCCGCAATATGGCGTCCCCTAGGGGACTCGAACCCCTGTTACCGCCGTGAAAGGGCGGTGTCCTAGGCCACTAGACGAAGGGGACACACGTGCAACATTCACTACTTACTGCGCTTCGCTGTGTGCTTTACGCTGTAAGTGGCGCGCATTCTATGGATGGTTTGGCAGGCCGTCAACCCCCTTCTGAAAATTTATTTAAATCAATGACTTCGCCCCTCTTTAAGGTTCACGCCGCTGGCCGGAAAACTATTGCCTCAGGAGAAAATTTAGTTGCAATGTCCGACGGAGGCATCTATGCGCAATAGTGCTTAGCCACTACACTCGCACAATAATTTATGGAAAAAATGAGGTTTGCGCAGTGACACCACTCATGATCACGTTGATGGTAGTAGCTGGTATCGCGCTGCTTATAGCGATTGGCTACCTGAACCATGTCGCTGAAAACAGCAAACTGGACAAGGCTCGTGCAAAGGTAGAGCTCAACGACCGGCTACGGCGTTGCAGTGAAATCAGCGAGACCTTCCCCGGCCAGTTGATGTCGCCAGCCCTCAAGCTGTTGCTGACCCGCCTGGAGCTCAATGTCGTGCAGCGCATGCTGGCGCTGGAAAAAGGCAACCCACAGCTCAAGACCCGCGTGACCGAACTGGAAGAGCTGGTGGCACAGGGCGACCGTATCCAGGTCACCAACGCCGTCAGCCCGATCCAGACCGAAGCCAAGGCCAAGGACATTCGCTTTCTACTGGAAGCGCTGCATGGTCAGGTCACTCGCGCCGCTCATGACGGTTTCCTGCCAACCAGCGAAGCCAAGCACTGGATCCGCGAAATCCGCACCATCCTGGTGAACCTGCACATCGAGTTCTTCAATAACCTCGGCCAGCTTGCGCTCTCTCAAGAGCAGCCAGGTCAGGCCCGCCTGGCTTTCGAGCGCGGCGTGCAGTACCTGCGCAATCAGCCGGACCCTGTGACCTATCAGCAACAGTTGCAGGCCATGGAAAAACAACTGGCACGCGCCAACTCCATGGTGCTGACCAATACAGCGCCTACCGATGATGACGACAACGCCCTGACCGAAGGCCTGAAGGCCGACGAAGTCGAATCGGAATGGAAGAAGAAAGTCATCTACGATTGATGACCGCACCGCCGTTGCGCTGCACTGCGCAACGGCGGACAGGCTCCCGGCTCAGCAGTCGGTAGACGCCAGAAAGATAGCTGCCAGACGTTCGATCCCCTCCTGATCCTTCTCCTTGAATCGCCCGACTTGCGGGCTGTCCAGATCCAGCACGCCAATCAGACGCCCTTCCTTTATCAACGGAATGACCAGCTCGCTATTGGAGGCACTGTCGCAGGCGATGTGCCCCGCAAAAGTATGGACATCTTCCACTCGCTGGGTTTGCCGGCTTTGGGCCGCAGCACCGCATACACCACGCCCGAACGGGATGCGCACGCAGGCGACCTGCCCCTGGAACGGCCCGAGCACCAGCTCTTCGTTGCGATTCAGATAAAAACCTGCCCAGTTCAAATCCGCTATCTGGGTATAGAGAAACGCAGAAAACTGCGCGGCGTTGGCAATGAAGTCACGTTCATCGGCCAGCAGCGCCTGTAACTGTGCAGCCAACAGGTCATAACCTTCCTGGCCCGCACCCACGTCTTGCAAATCGATCATGCCTGTTGCTCCAACAATTTCAGGCCTACCCAGTAACGCGCAAACTGGTAGGCACAACGACCATTACGATTACCCCGCCCGGTCGCCCAACGGACAGCCGCCTTGTCCAGCTCTTCATCGCGCTGCCACGTCAGGCCGGCCTTCTGTGCGAGTTGGGTAATCCAGTGTTCCACGACATTCAGGAAGTGCTCCTGAGTGAACGGATAGAAAGACAGCCACAAGCCAAAGCGGTCCGACAGCGCTATCTTGTCTTCCACCGCCTCGCTGGGATGCAGCTCGCCTTCCACATGCTTCCAGTTTTCGTTATCGCTCTCCTTCTCCGGCACCAGATGGCGGCGGTTGGAGGTTGCATAGAGCAGCACATTATCCGGTGCCTGTTCGAGCGAGCCATCGAGCACGCTCTTGAGTACGCGATAGTCACCCTCCCCCGACTCGAAGGAAAGATCATCGCAGAACAGCACAAAACGCTGGGGCAGTTTCTGCAGTTGCTCGACCACTCGCGGCAGATCACCCAGATGGTCCCGTTCGATTTCGATCAGGCGCAGGCCTGCACCGGCATATTCAGCCAGCAAGGCCCGAATCAGCGAAGACTTGCCGGTGCCACGCGAGCCCCACAGCAACGCATGGTTGGCAGGCAGGCCATCGATGAACTGACGAGTATTGCGTCCCAACTGGTCCCGCTGCCGATCGACACCGATCAGGTCCGACAGGCGCATGTCCAGGCTGACCTCAAGGGGCAGCAGATAACCGCTGCGCCCTTCTCGCACCCAACGCGCCGCCAGAGTCGCGGACCAGTCCAGCGGCTCGCGAACGGCAGGCAACAAGGGCTCCAGACGAGTCAGCACGGCATCGGCGCGCTCCAGAAAAGCCATCAACCGAGAATCCACGAAACCTCCTTATATTTAACTGATTAACCACAAGGCCCGATCGGCTATGCTTGCCCCGCAATGAGCATCAGAAGTGACTGGACTTCCATGGATATATCGTTCACCAACAGGCTGTCGTTCAAGCAAGCCAGAATGGCCGTCCTGATCGGTTTCATTCTTGGAACCTTGCTCAGTCTGCTCCAGATTGCCCTCGATTATGCCAGCGAAGATGCTTCCATCGATCGTGAAATTGGCTCCCTGATGGAAATCAGCCATAACCCGGCATCGCGCATGGCGTACAACATCGACGCCGAACTGGCTCAGGAACTGACCCTGGGCCTGCTGCACTCCCCCGCCGTGGTCAGCGCCAGACTGACCGACAACAACAATATGGTGCTCTCCAGCGTCGAACGCCCCATGGCCACCGGACGCTATCGGGTACTCAGCGACTGGCTGTTCGGAGAAAGCCGGCATTTCGAAGAAGTCCTGCATCTGGACCATATGCCCACCGAGGTCATCGGCACCCTGAGCCTGACCGTCGACACCTTCGCCTTTGGCAGCCACTTCCTGCAGCGGGCCGAGATCACCCTGCTCAATGGCTTCGTGCGCAGCCTGGTGCTGGCCGGGATCCTGACCATGCTGTTCTACGCGACCCTGACCAAGCCGCTGGTGAACCTGATCCGGGATTTGAGCCGTCACGATCCGCGCAGCCCGATCCAGAAAAAAATGGCCTGCCCGCCCAATCATGAAAACGATGAAATCGGCGTACTGGTCAAGACGTTCAACCTGCATATCGAAACCATGAGCACCGAGTTCGCCAGACGTCGCGAGGCAGAGGACCGGCTCACCAATCACCTGAACGAACTGGAAAACATCGTTTCGGCACGCACCAACGAACTCAAGGCCAGCAACATTCGCCTCAGCCAGTCCAACGAGGAATTGCAGATCGCCCGCAGCACCGCCCTGGACATGGCCAATGCCCGCACGGCCTTCCTGGCGAACATGAGCCATGAGATCCGCACACCGCTCAATGGATTGCTGGGCATGCTGGCCCTGTCACTGGACGGCCCGCTCAGTGCCGAGCAACGCCAGCAACTGATGATTGCCCATGACTCGGGCAAAGTGCTGGTGGAACTGCTCAACGATATTCTCGACATGTCCAAGTTCAACGCAGGACAACTGGAAATCGAGCGCATCCCTTTCGATCTGGGCATGCTGGTCGAAGACACTGCCAACCTGCTCTCGCAGAACGCCGCCCCCAGCGTGGAACTGACCTGTCTGATTGCTCCGGACTTTCCGCCATTGGTGATCGGCGACCCCACGCGGGTCCGGCAGATCGTCAGCAACCTGCTCTCCAATGCGCTCAAATTCACCCGTTTCGGGCGCGTGGATGTGCGCCTGTCCTGCGTGCAGGATTCTGAAACCGGGGAAAACCGGGTGCGAATCGAAGTCCGGGACACCGGCATCGGCATCCCCAAGGAAGCTCAGGAGCGGATATTCCAGCCCTTCACCCAGGCCGAAGCCGCGATCACCCGGCAATTTGGCGGCACGGGCCTGGGCCTGTCCCTGACTCACAACCTGTGCGAAGCCATGAATGGCCGCCTGAGTATCCAGTCCCAGTCAGGCCTGGGCAGCCTGTTCTGCGCCGAACTGCCGTTGCCGGTACACCTGAAGGCGGTGACACCACCCGCGCTCAAAGGCCGCGTGACCGTGATCAGCAAGGCGGGCAGTGGTCTGGTGGAACTGCTTGGCACCCTGTTGCCCAGTTGGGGAGTCGCCTTCACTCGCCGAGGCATCGATGACCGGACCTGCGAGCAGGAGCTCGACCCCGATACCGACCTGGTGATCACCGATTGCCCGGAATGCCTGTTCTCGATTCGCCCCACCACACAGGTGCCTATCCTGCTGGTCACGGCCTATGGCAACTTCATGCCCGTCGAGCAGGTCAGCGCCCTGGCGCCCTTGCAGCAGCAGGCTCGACCGCTGGCCCGCAACGCGCTCTACAACACCTTGCGCCGCGCCCTGCACATGGAAGAACCCGGAATAAGCGAAACCTCTCCCGAAGAACTCGCAACCCAGCGTCCGGCACGCATCCTTCTGGTGGAAGACAACCCGGTCAATCAACTGGTCGCCAAAGGCATGCTCAGCAAGCTGGGCTGTGAAGTGATTGTCAGCGCCCATGGCGCAGAGGCCATCGAGCAACTGGAGCACAGCAGCTTCGATCTGGTCCTGATGGACTGCAACATGCCGGTCATGGACGGTTACGAGGCCAGCCGCCAGATCCGCAGCAGCGGGCGCTGGCCCGGCCTGCCTATCGTCGCCCTGACCGCCAATGCCATGCCCGAGGAGCGCGAACGTTGCAGGGCGGCCGGCATGAACGACTATCTGGCCAAACCGTTCCGCCGAGCAGAACTGGTCAGCATGCTGGACCAGTGGATTGCGCTCACACCGGGCAACCGTGCTATTTGAGCAAGGCTTCGATCTCGCCGGTCAGCTCTTCAGGCTTGGTGCGCGGGGAAAAACGCTTGACCAGCTTCCCCTCCTTGTCGACCAGAAACTTGGTGAAGTTCCACTTGATGCCCTGAGTCCCCAGAATGCCCGGTGCCCGCTTCTTCAACTGCACGAACAGCGGATGGGCGTTACCGCCATTGACGTCGACTTTCTTGAACAACGGGAAGCTGACCCCGTAGTTCAATTCGCAGAACTCCGAGATGGCGCCTTCATTGCCGGGCTCCTGCTTGCCGAACTGGTTGCAGGGAAAGCCCAGGACCACCAGCCCGCGGTCGCGGTATTGCTGCCATAGCGCTTCCAGCCCCTTGTATTGCGGGGTGAAACCACACTTGCTTGCCGTATTGACCACCAGCACCGCCTTGCCGGCGAAATCGGCCAGGGTCTTCTGCTCGCCCTTGATCGTGGTGCAAGGAATGCTCAACAGGTTTTCGCTCATGACGATGCCTCAAAAATGAATATTGACGTCCGGGTCTGCTGCCGCTTTCTCACGGCAGCGCCGGTAACAAAACAGCAACAGACCCTAGCGTGCAATTGAATGGCCTGCGCATTCAATTTCCTCTGTTGATAGAGGCCAATAAGCCAGACCACGCCAGTGACGGTTAAACCCGTGGCACCAGATCCAGACACACCGAATTGATGCAGTAACGCAGGCCGGTAGGTGGCGGACCATCGGGAAATACATGCCCCAAATGGGCGTCGCACTTGGCGCACACCACTTCGGTGCGAATCATCCCGTGGCTGATGTCCCGCACTTCGACCACCGCACCGCCTTCTATCGGCGCGTAGAAACTCGGCCAGCCACAGCCGGAATCGAACTTGGTGGTGGAATCGAACAGCGCTTCGTTACAGCACACACAATGATAGACACCTTCAGTCTTCGTGCCGTTGTACTTGCCGGTAAAGGGGCGTTCGGTCGCTTTCAGGCGACAGACGTTGTACTGCTCTGGATCGAGCATTTGCTTCCACTCTTCGAGCGTTTTGTGCAACTTGTCCACAGGTACACCTCCGAATCCGAAAAAGCCCGATCTGTGTCTTTTCCACGGATCGGGTGGCACGTATGATTGCGCCTCATCAGATGTCAGTCTGTCACCCGCGTTTGTCGCATACAAACCCATTTTCATCGGGTCATGTCCAGCGACCTTCGTTGCAAGCCAGCAACAACTCGTCCATTTTCGGGATCAATCACATGCAGTTCAGCAAATCGAACAAGCTCGCAAACGTCTGCTATGACATTCGCGGGCCAGTGCTCAAGCACGCCAAACGCCTGGAAGAGGAAGGCCATCGCATCCTCAAGCTGAATATCGGCAACCCGGCACCGTTTGGTTTCGAGGCGCCGGACGAAATCCTGCAGGACGTGATCCGCAACCTGCCGACCGCTCAGGGCTACAGCGACTCCAAGGGCCTGTTCAGCGCCCGCAAGGCCGTGATGCAGTACTACCAGCAGAAGCAGGTCGACGGCATCGGCATCGAAGACATCTATCTGGGCAACGGCGTCT
Proteins encoded:
- a CDS encoding hybrid sensor histidine kinase/response regulator; translated protein: MDISFTNRLSFKQARMAVLIGFILGTLLSLLQIALDYASEDASIDREIGSLMEISHNPASRMAYNIDAELAQELTLGLLHSPAVVSARLTDNNNMVLSSVERPMATGRYRVLSDWLFGESRHFEEVLHLDHMPTEVIGTLSLTVDTFAFGSHFLQRAEITLLNGFVRSLVLAGILTMLFYATLTKPLVNLIRDLSRHDPRSPIQKKMACPPNHENDEIGVLVKTFNLHIETMSTEFARRREAEDRLTNHLNELENIVSARTNELKASNIRLSQSNEELQIARSTALDMANARTAFLANMSHEIRTPLNGLLGMLALSLDGPLSAEQRQQLMIAHDSGKVLVELLNDILDMSKFNAGQLEIERIPFDLGMLVEDTANLLSQNAAPSVELTCLIAPDFPPLVIGDPTRVRQIVSNLLSNALKFTRFGRVDVRLSCVQDSETGENRVRIEVRDTGIGIPKEAQERIFQPFTQAEAAITRQFGGTGLGLSLTHNLCEAMNGRLSIQSQSGLGSLFCAELPLPVHLKAVTPPALKGRVTVISKAGSGLVELLGTLLPSWGVAFTRRGIDDRTCEQELDPDTDLVITDCPECLFSIRPTTQVPILLVTAYGNFMPVEQVSALAPLQQQARPLARNALYNTLRRALHMEEPGISETSPEELATQRPARILLVEDNPVNQLVAKGMLSKLGCEVIVSAHGAEAIEQLEHSSFDLVLMDCNMPVMDGYEASRQIRSSGRWPGLPIVALTANAMPEERERCRAAGMNDYLAKPFRRAELVSMLDQWIALTPGNRAI
- a CDS encoding glutathione peroxidase, translated to MSENLLSIPCTTIKGEQKTLADFAGKAVLVVNTASKCGFTPQYKGLEALWQQYRDRGLVVLGFPCNQFGKQEPGNEGAISEFCELNYGVSFPLFKKVDVNGGNAHPLFVQLKKRAPGILGTQGIKWNFTKFLVDKEGKLVKRFSPRTKPEELTGEIEALLK
- the msrB gene encoding peptide-methionine (R)-S-oxide reductase MsrB, whose translation is MDKLHKTLEEWKQMLDPEQYNVCRLKATERPFTGKYNGTKTEGVYHCVCCNEALFDSTTKFDSGCGWPSFYAPIEGGAVVEVRDISHGMIRTEVVCAKCDAHLGHVFPDGPPPTGLRYCINSVCLDLVPRV